The proteins below are encoded in one region of Silene latifolia isolate original U9 population chromosome 2, ASM4854445v1, whole genome shotgun sequence:
- the LOC141642440 gene encoding mitochondrial ATP-independent inner membrane protease subunit 2-like, translating into MGSLKTLINYFSQKLTSSICLTMQKSVSGELTEKRHAYYSIWKNFIQGRLTYVYRTEGHEMAPSIPGQQEMLLVRRLPFLPYADLRQKFKRVFVGDVIVFKHPLDPDRHLVRRVAADGGYEMATTDEKDDPFILDDEEFWVLSDNKDLKKGEAKDSRAFGPITINDIVGRVIYRMQSAEDHGPIENSEESKVDDEAVLDVELDVDEMAKSFKS; encoded by the exons ATGGGGTCTTTGAAAACATTGATCAACTACTTCTCTCAGAAACTCACCTCCTCCATATGCCTTACCATGCAG AAATCCGTCTCCGGTGAGCTCACAGAGAAGAGGCATGCATACTACAGTATCTGGAAGAATTTCATTCAAGGAAGACTCACTTATGTGTACAGGACTGAGGGTCATGAGATGGCTCCATCCATTCCAGGTCAACAAGAAATGCTGCTTGTTCGTCGATTGCCTTTCTTACCTTATGCAGA TCTCCGACAAAAATTTAAACGAGTATTCGTTGGAGATGTAATTGTTTTTAAGCACCCATTGGATCCGGATAGGCATCTAGTGAGAAGGGTGGCTGCAGATGGAGGGTATGAAATGGCTACAACAGATGAAAAAGACGATCCTTTCATTCTCGACGATGAGGAGTTTTGGGTTCTTTCTGACAACAAAGATCTTAAAAAAGGG GAAGCCAAGGATAGTCGTGCCTTTGGTCCTATAACAATCAATGATATTGTGGGCAGAGTCATATACAGAATGCAATCGGCTGAGGATCACGGCCCAATTGAGAATAG TGAGGAGAGCAAGGTGGATGATGAAGCAGTTCTGGATGTCGAATTGGACGTAGACGAGATGGCCAAGAGTTTCAAATCTTGA
- the LOC141642441 gene encoding mitochondrial ATP-independent inner membrane protease subunit 2-like: MGALKTLLNYSYQRFSSSVCLSLQQSFSGELTETRVGYYSILKNFIQGRLTYVYKNEGHEMAPSIPGQQEMLLVRQLHFLPYADLRKKLKRVFVGDVIVFKDPLDPERHLVRRVVADGGYEMATTDEKDDPFILDDEEFWVLSDNKDLKKGEAKDSRAFGPITFKDIVGRVIYRMQSAEDHGPIENSEESKLYDEAVLNVELDVDEMAKSFKS, encoded by the exons ATGGGGGCTTTGAAAACATTGCTTAACTACTCCTATCAGAGGTTCTCATCCTCCGTCTGCCTTTCCTTGCAG CAATCCTTCTCAGGTGAGCTCACAGAGACGAGGGTTGGATACTACAGTATCTTGAAGAATTTCATTCAAGGAAGACTCACTTATGTGTACAAGAATGAGGGTCATGAGATGGCTCCATCCATTCCAGGTCAACAAGAAATGCTGCTTGTTCGTCAATTGCATTTCTTACCTTATGCAGA TCTCCGGAAAAAATTGAAACGGGTGTTCGTTGGAGATGTAATTGTTTTTAAGGACCCATTGGATCCGGAGAGGCATCTAGTGAGAAGAGTGGTTGCAGATGGAGGGTATGAAATGGCTACAACAGATGAAAAAGACGATCCTTTTATTCTTGACGATGAGGAGTTTTGGGTTCTTTCTGACAACAAAGATCTTAAAAAAGGG GAAGCCAAGGATAGTCGTGCCTTTGGTCCTATAACATTCAAAGATATTGTGGGCAGAGTTATATACAGAATGCAATCGGCTGAGGATCACGGCCCAATTGAGAATAG TGAGGAGAGCAAGCTGTATGATGAAGCAGTTCTTAATGTCGAATTGGACGTAGATGAGATGGCCAAGAGTTTCAAATCTTGA